A single region of the Hyphomicrobiales bacterium genome encodes:
- a CDS encoding putative tricarboxylic transport membrane protein (Evidence 3 : Putative function from multiple computational evidences): MNDKQRRRLDISGLLIALGLLIIAILLRLDAGNMPPAPAYARIGPEAATNVVALGLLVLGLATAYTAWRGGGVQPETADWGPVALITLAFVAVIAIIGFGGGFILASAVLFTMTSRAFGRHALLADFAVGFALGLGAYLVFAKLLTLTLPSGPLEHLF, encoded by the coding sequence ATGAACGACAAGCAGCGGCGACGCCTCGACATCAGCGGCCTGCTCATCGCGCTTGGCTTGCTCATCATCGCCATCCTTTTGCGTCTTGATGCCGGCAATATGCCGCCGGCTCCGGCCTATGCGCGCATTGGCCCGGAAGCGGCGACGAATGTGGTCGCCCTCGGCCTTCTCGTTCTCGGGCTCGCAACCGCCTACACCGCCTGGCGGGGCGGTGGGGTGCAACCGGAAACGGCGGATTGGGGGCCCGTCGCCCTCATCACGCTCGCCTTTGTGGCCGTTATCGCCATCATCGGGTTTGGCGGCGGATTCATCCTGGCCAGCGCCGTGTTGTTCACGATGACCTCGCGCGCCTTTGGGCGCCACGCCCTTCTCGCCGACTTCGCCGTGGGTTTCGCCCTCGGGCTCGGCGCCTATCTCGTATTCGCCAAACTCCTGACCCTTACCCTGCCGAGCGGGCCGCTCGAACACCTCTTCTGA